A section of the Clostridium omnivorum genome encodes:
- a CDS encoding efflux RND transporter periplasmic adaptor subunit, whose product MKSKLIKAIIACVVVAVIGVGGYYGYNAFFTKKTVAASVQYLNTSVRKMNLQVTVQGTGTAYAATTKDVSPSNNGNLKDLSLKVGDTVTAGQKLFTSDSDDLRKNVTTAKNNLTKQNLTLTSDESAEKVDDNKVAMDKLSVSDATAQLADANTQLSKMTVTSPIGGTITAINNSNGDSVQSGKSVLTVVDMNSIKVKVSVDELDIGKIKAGQKATIKFDALKDKSFEGSVETIAQTGTTSNNVTTYDVVVAVSNPTGIKLGMNANVTIAVESKENALVIPAEALVENNGQKFVRVEATNSTTNSTNNNQNSSNQQTSNNQNGTPRNNAQVSSSNSKLVAIKTGLETENYIEVTEGLTEGEKVLIKMPSTSSNTNNNNKNNLGGFGGNMGGGPGDMGGAPGGNNGGGTRSSSNGNSGSSGSTKN is encoded by the coding sequence ATGAAAAGCAAATTAATTAAAGCAATTATAGCATGTGTAGTTGTTGCAGTTATTGGTGTGGGTGGCTACTATGGCTATAATGCCTTTTTCACAAAGAAAACAGTTGCAGCATCAGTTCAGTATTTGAATACAAGTGTTAGAAAAATGAACTTACAAGTAACAGTTCAGGGAACTGGCACAGCATATGCAGCTACAACTAAAGATGTGTCTCCAAGCAACAACGGTAATTTAAAAGACTTGAGCCTTAAAGTGGGAGATACTGTTACTGCAGGTCAAAAGTTATTTACTTCAGATAGTGACGATCTTAGAAAAAATGTGACAACAGCAAAGAATAACTTAACTAAGCAAAACCTCACATTAACAAGTGATGAAAGTGCAGAAAAAGTAGATGATAATAAAGTAGCGATGGATAAGCTATCCGTAAGCGATGCAACTGCTCAGCTTGCTGATGCTAATACTCAATTAAGTAAGATGACAGTTACATCTCCAATAGGAGGAACTATAACTGCTATAAATAATAGTAATGGAGACAGTGTACAATCCGGAAAGAGTGTTTTAACTGTAGTAGACATGAATTCAATAAAAGTAAAAGTATCTGTTGATGAATTGGACATTGGTAAAATAAAAGCAGGTCAAAAGGCAACTATAAAATTTGATGCTCTTAAAGATAAAAGCTTTGAAGGTTCTGTTGAGACTATAGCGCAAACAGGAACTACTTCAAATAATGTAACTACATATGATGTTGTAGTTGCAGTAAGCAATCCTACTGGAATTAAACTTGGTATGAATGCAAATGTAACTATTGCTGTAGAAAGTAAAGAAAATGCATTGGTAATACCTGCTGAAGCTTTGGTCGAAAATAATGGACAAAAGTTTGTTAGGGTTGAAGCAACAAATAGCACTACAAACTCTACAAATAATAATCAGAATTCATCAAATCAGCAGACTAGCAATAATCAAAATGGAACCCCTAGAAATAATGCACAGGTAAGCTCAAGCAACAGTAAATTGGTTGCAATAAAGACTGGACTTGAAACTGAAAATTATATTGAGGTAACAGAAGGTCTTACTGAGGGTGAAAAGGTTCTAATAAAAATGCCTTCAACAAGCAGCAATACAAATAATAACAATAAAAATAACTTAGGTGGCTTCGGAGGCAATATGGGTGGAGGCCCTGGAGACATGGGTGGAGCTCCTGGAGGAAACAATGGCGGAGGAACTCGTTCAAGCAGTAATGGAAATAGCGGTAGCAGTGGGTCAACTAAGAACTAG